The window GGCAGCACCGGGACCGTCACCCGCCGCAGACGGAAGGAGCGGGCTTCGAAACCCGCCGAGTAGAGCAGACCGGCGGCGCCAGCCGCCGCGATTCCCAGAGGTACTCCGTATCGCGCGCGCATGAACCCATCGTGTCAGACCCCACACACTCGTAAGACCATCGGAGGACCATCGACGGGTCGTCGAACGGGCGTCGGAGGGGCATTGAAGGGGGTGCCCCGAAATCCATGGGCAGCCGTCGCACCACACCTGCGACAATCACCCCATGACCACGCTCAAGTCGAAGCTGCAGGCAGACCTCAACGCCGCGATCAAGGAGCGCGACGAGCTCCGCTCCTCCACGCTCCGGCTGACCCTCGCCGCCATCCAGAAGGAGGAGGTCGCGGGTACGTCCAAGCGCGAGCTCTCCGACGACGAGGTGCAGAAGGTGATCGCCAAGGAGGCGAAGAAGCGCCGCGAGGCGGCCGAGGCCTTCGCGCAGGGCGGTCGCGCCGAGTCGGCCGAGCGCGAGAAGGCGGAGGGCGTGGTCCTCGCCGAGTACCTGCCCAAGCAGCTCTCCGACGACGAGCTCCAGCAGATCGTCACGCAGGCGGTCGAGGAGGCGAAGGCCGCCGGTGCCGAGGGCCCCCGCGCCATGGGCCAGGTCATGAAGATCGTGAACCCGAAGGTGGCGGGCCTGGCCGAGGGCGGCCGCGTCGCCGCGGTGGTCAAGAAGCTGCTCGCGGGCTGAGCTCCGGGGCCGCCGAGACGGCCCGGATCATCGCCGCACGCCGCACGCCGCACGCGCCATACGCCGATGGGGGCGCCCCTAGTCACTAGGGGCGCCCCCATCGGCGTACAACTACAGACCAAGGCCTACGGCAACCTGCCGAACCCCGGCCTACGGAAAGTTCCCACCGTTCCCGTTCCCCCCACCGTTGTCGTTCCCGCTGATCGTCCACTCCTCGGGGATCGAGATGGTCGGATTGGGGAACTGCGGGTTGCCGTTGCCGCCGTTGTTGCCGTCACCGTTCCCGCCGCCGTTACCGCCGTTGTCCCCGTTGTTGCCGTCCTGGTCGCCGTCGTCCTCGTCGCCGCGGCCGTCCTCTTCCTTGCCGATG is drawn from Streptomyces liliifuscus and contains these coding sequences:
- a CDS encoding GatB/YqeY domain-containing protein; amino-acid sequence: MTTLKSKLQADLNAAIKERDELRSSTLRLTLAAIQKEEVAGTSKRELSDDEVQKVIAKEAKKRREAAEAFAQGGRAESAEREKAEGVVLAEYLPKQLSDDELQQIVTQAVEEAKAAGAEGPRAMGQVMKIVNPKVAGLAEGGRVAAVVKKLLAG